A genomic stretch from Chiloscyllium punctatum isolate Juve2018m chromosome 40, sChiPun1.3, whole genome shotgun sequence includes:
- the crym gene encoding ketimine reductase mu-crystallin isoform X2 has product MADRLTYIGSGEIEELLLDSELIPVLERALANFSSEDGGVEQPVRSTVPVAKYNGFLGVMPAYSAKDDALVTKLVRFYQANSSASSSHHATVLLFDPSNGILKAVMDGRVITEKRTAAVSAIATKVKVWSRTRERVEKFAKTVGGPVTICASAKEAVLDADVVITVTMATEPILFGEWIKPGAHINAVGACRPDWRELDDGLMKSAVLYVDSREGAIRESGDVILSGAEIFAELGEVVKGTKPAVRDRTTVFKSLGMAIEDTVTAKLIYDCWEVKNKQKS; this is encoded by the exons ATGGCCGACAGACTGACCTACATCGGATCCGGGGAGATTGAGGAGCTCCTTCTGGACTCGGAGCTGATCCCGGTGCTGGAGAGAGCTCTGGCTAATTTCTCGAGTGAAGACGGCGGAGTGGAACAGCCGGTCCGCAGCACGGTGCCCGTGGCCAAGTACAACGG TTTTTTAGGCGTGATGCCAGCATACAGTGCAAAGGATGATGCCTTGGTAACAAAACTTGTCAGATTTTACCAAGCCAACAGCTCTGCCTCCAGCTCTCAtcatgcaacagtgctgctgTTTGACCCAAGCAATGGCATCTTAAAGGCA GTGATGGATGGAAGAGTGATCACTGAAAAGAGAACTGCTGCAGTTTCTGCCATAGCAACCAAG GTAAAGGTGTGGAGCCGAACTCGAGAACGAGTTGAAAAGTTTGCGAAAACAGTTGGGGGACCAGTGACAATTTGTGCTTCAGCAAAGGAAGCTGTTCTTGATGCTGATGTAGTGATAACAGTCACCATGGCAACAGAGCCCATCCTGTTTGGAGAATGGATAAAGCCTGGAGCACACATTAATG CTGTTGGAGCTTGTCGACCAGATTGGAGGGAGCTGGATGATGGACTAATGAAGAGTGCTGTCCTGTATGTGGATAGCAGAGAAGGAGCCATTAGAGAGTCAGGAGATGTCATCCTCTCGGGT GCTGAAATCTTTGCAGAACTGGGAGAAGTGGTGAAAGGAACCAAACCTGCTGTGCGTGACAGGACCACAGTTTTCAAATCATTGG GCATGGCCATTGAAGACACAGTTACTGCAAAGCTGATATATGATTGTTGGGAAGTTAAAAATAAACAGAAATCCTAA
- the crym gene encoding ketimine reductase mu-crystallin isoform X1: MADRLTYIGSGEIEELLLDSELIPVLERALANFSSEDGGVEQPVRSTVPVAKYNGFLGVMPAYSAKDDALVTKLVRFYQANSSASSSHHATVLLFDPSNGILKAVMDGRVITEKRTAAVSAIATKYLKSKNLDILCILGAGPEAVSHYEIFTKMFPFKQVKVWSRTRERVEKFAKTVGGPVTICASAKEAVLDADVVITVTMATEPILFGEWIKPGAHINAVGACRPDWRELDDGLMKSAVLYVDSREGAIRESGDVILSGAEIFAELGEVVKGTKPAVRDRTTVFKSLGMAIEDTVTAKLIYDCWEVKNKQKS, translated from the exons ATGGCCGACAGACTGACCTACATCGGATCCGGGGAGATTGAGGAGCTCCTTCTGGACTCGGAGCTGATCCCGGTGCTGGAGAGAGCTCTGGCTAATTTCTCGAGTGAAGACGGCGGAGTGGAACAGCCGGTCCGCAGCACGGTGCCCGTGGCCAAGTACAACGG TTTTTTAGGCGTGATGCCAGCATACAGTGCAAAGGATGATGCCTTGGTAACAAAACTTGTCAGATTTTACCAAGCCAACAGCTCTGCCTCCAGCTCTCAtcatgcaacagtgctgctgTTTGACCCAAGCAATGGCATCTTAAAGGCA GTGATGGATGGAAGAGTGATCACTGAAAAGAGAACTGCTGCAGTTTCTGCCATAGCAACCAAG TACCTCAAATCTAAGAACCTGGATATATTATGTATTCTGGGAGCTGGACCAGAGGCTGTCAGTCACTATGAAATCTTCACCAAAATGTTTCCATTCAAGCAG GTAAAGGTGTGGAGCCGAACTCGAGAACGAGTTGAAAAGTTTGCGAAAACAGTTGGGGGACCAGTGACAATTTGTGCTTCAGCAAAGGAAGCTGTTCTTGATGCTGATGTAGTGATAACAGTCACCATGGCAACAGAGCCCATCCTGTTTGGAGAATGGATAAAGCCTGGAGCACACATTAATG CTGTTGGAGCTTGTCGACCAGATTGGAGGGAGCTGGATGATGGACTAATGAAGAGTGCTGTCCTGTATGTGGATAGCAGAGAAGGAGCCATTAGAGAGTCAGGAGATGTCATCCTCTCGGGT GCTGAAATCTTTGCAGAACTGGGAGAAGTGGTGAAAGGAACCAAACCTGCTGTGCGTGACAGGACCACAGTTTTCAAATCATTGG GCATGGCCATTGAAGACACAGTTACTGCAAAGCTGATATATGATTGTTGGGAAGTTAAAAATAAACAGAAATCCTAA